A stretch of the Sulfuritortus calidifontis genome encodes the following:
- a CDS encoding aspartate kinase gives MALIVQKYGGTSVGSIERIRNVAERVAKFKMLGHQVVVVVSAMSGETNRLIGLAKEIQKEPDPRELDVLVSTGEQVTIALLAMALKDLGLKAKSYTGSQVRILTDDAHTKARILAIDEENMRRDLDSGHVVVVAGFQGVDEKGNITTLGRGGSDTTGVALAAALKADECQIYTDVDGVYTTDPRIVPEARKLETITFEEMLELASLGSKVLQIRSVEFAGKYKVKLRVLSSFQEEGEGTLITFEEDTMEQPIISGIAFNRDEAKLTILGVPDKPGVAGLILAPIADANIDVDMIVQNVGHDGTTDFSFTVHRNEFKKAMDVLNGVKTEIGARQVTGDDKIAKVSIVGVGMRTHAGIASKMFKALAAENINIQMISTSEIKISVVVEDKYMELAVRALHQAFELDKAPAA, from the coding sequence ATGGCATTGATTGTCCAAAAATACGGCGGCACCTCGGTCGGCTCGATCGAGCGCATCCGCAACGTGGCCGAGCGGGTCGCCAAGTTCAAGATGCTGGGGCATCAGGTGGTCGTGGTGGTCTCCGCCATGTCCGGCGAGACCAACCGCCTGATCGGCCTGGCCAAGGAGATTCAGAAGGAACCCGATCCGCGCGAGCTGGACGTACTGGTCTCCACCGGCGAGCAGGTCACCATCGCCCTGCTGGCCATGGCCCTGAAAGACCTGGGCCTCAAGGCCAAGAGCTATACCGGCAGCCAAGTGCGCATCCTGACCGACGATGCCCACACCAAGGCCCGCATCCTCGCCATCGACGAAGAGAACATGCGGCGCGATCTGGACAGCGGCCATGTCGTGGTCGTCGCTGGTTTCCAAGGCGTCGACGAGAAGGGCAACATCACCACCCTCGGCCGCGGCGGCTCGGACACCACGGGGGTCGCCCTGGCCGCGGCGCTCAAGGCCGACGAGTGCCAGATCTACACCGACGTCGACGGCGTCTACACCACCGACCCGCGCATCGTGCCCGAGGCGCGCAAGCTGGAGACCATCACCTTCGAGGAGATGCTGGAACTGGCCAGCCTCGGCTCCAAGGTGCTGCAGATCCGCTCTGTGGAGTTCGCCGGCAAGTACAAGGTTAAACTGCGCGTGCTCTCCAGCTTCCAGGAGGAAGGCGAAGGCACGCTGATCACGTTCGAGGAAGACACCATGGAACAGCCCATCATCTCCGGCATCGCCTTCAACCGCGACGAAGCCAAACTCACCATCCTGGGCGTGCCCGACAAGCCGGGCGTGGCCGGCCTGATCCTGGCCCCGATCGCCGATGCCAATATCGACGTCGACATGATCGTGCAGAACGTCGGCCACGACGGCACCACCGACTTCTCCTTCACCGTGCACCGCAACGAGTTCAAGAAGGCGATGGACGTGCTCAACGGCGTCAAGACCGAGATCGGCGCCCGCCAGGTGACAGGCGACGACAAGATCGCCAAGGTCTCCATCGTCGGCGTCGGCATGCGCACCCATGCCGGCATCGCCAGCAAGATGTTCAAGGCCCTGGCTGCCGAGAACATCAACATCCAGATGATCTCCACCTCGGAAATCAAGATCTCCGTCGTGGTCGAAGACAAGTACATGGAGCTGGCCGTCCGCGCCCTGCACCAAGCCTTCGAACTGGACAAGGCGCCCGCTGCTTAA
- a CDS encoding HD-GYP domain-containing protein, which produces MGKSDTSSNIKKVAVSQLKSGMYIHDLNCGWMDHPFLTNQFPIKDDATLRTLGTLGIREVYIDTAKGLDVGDAPTEHEVKQEIAQTMEAIANEPALPMPVSLEQEIGRARALHKEANQITKNMLKDLRLGKQIEVEKVEPLVEGMIDSIFRNPNAILPLGRLKDHDSYTFQHSVSVCTLMIAFSRGLKLERPIIKEIAMGALLHDVGKAKVPDEILNKPAKLTDAEFDKMKSHVVQSIIILQNTPGITKVMLDVAGQHHERFDGTGYPNKLKGEQISLYGQMGAIVDVYDAITSERVYHKGMPAPAAMAKLLEWSKFHFNPELVRAYIKAVGIYPTGSLVRLESGRLGIVIEQHPEKMLQPVVKAFYSAKKQHYLPPEVIDLAKPSCQDRIVGHESFETWGIDAAKWLPV; this is translated from the coding sequence ATGGGTAAATCAGACACCTCGTCCAACATCAAGAAAGTCGCCGTCTCCCAGTTGAAATCGGGCATGTATATCCACGATCTCAACTGCGGCTGGATGGACCACCCTTTCCTGACCAACCAGTTCCCCATCAAGGACGATGCCACGCTGCGCACCCTGGGCACGCTGGGTATCCGCGAGGTCTATATCGACACCGCGAAGGGCCTGGATGTCGGCGATGCGCCGACCGAGCACGAGGTGAAGCAGGAGATCGCCCAGACCATGGAGGCGATCGCCAACGAGCCGGCCCTGCCGATGCCCGTTTCTCTGGAACAGGAAATCGGCCGCGCCCGCGCCCTGCACAAAGAGGCCAACCAGATCACCAAGAACATGCTCAAGGACCTGCGCCTGGGCAAGCAGATCGAGGTGGAAAAGGTCGAGCCGCTGGTCGAGGGCATGATCGATTCGATCTTCCGCAACCCCAATGCCATCCTGCCCTTGGGCCGACTGAAGGACCACGACAGCTACACCTTCCAGCATTCGGTCTCGGTCTGCACCCTGATGATCGCCTTTTCCCGCGGCCTCAAGCTGGAGCGGCCGATCATCAAGGAAATCGCCATGGGCGCCCTGCTGCACGACGTCGGCAAGGCCAAGGTGCCGGACGAGATTCTGAACAAGCCGGCCAAGCTGACCGATGCCGAGTTCGACAAGATGAAGTCCCACGTGGTGCAGAGCATCATCATCCTGCAGAACACGCCGGGCATCACCAAGGTCATGCTCGACGTTGCCGGCCAGCACCACGAGCGCTTCGACGGCACCGGCTATCCGAACAAGCTCAAGGGCGAGCAGATCTCGCTCTACGGCCAGATGGGCGCCATCGTCGACGTCTACGACGCCATCACCTCCGAGCGTGTCTACCACAAGGGCATGCCGGCGCCGGCCGCGATGGCCAAGCTGCTCGAATGGAGCAAGTTCCACTTCAACCCGGAACTGGTACGCGCCTACATCAAGGCGGTCGGCATCTATCCGACCGGCTCGCTGGTCCGGCTGGAAAGCGGCCGGCTCGGCATCGTCATCGAACAGCATCCGGAAAAGATGCTGCAGCCGGTGGTCAAGGCCTTCTACAGCGCCAAGAAGCAGCACTACCTGCCGCCCGAGGTGATCGACTTGGCCAAGCCGTCCTGCCAGGACCGCATCGTCGGCCACGAGTCGTTCGAGACCTGGGGCATCGACGCCGCCAAGTGGCTGCCCGTCTAA
- a CDS encoding ROK family protein → MLRFGIDLGGTKIELVALDAAGAELWRKRVPTPQGSYAGTLDAMAALVAEAEQALGGRGSVGIGTPGAISPASGLMKNSNSVCLNGRRLKEDIEALLNRPVRIANDANCFALSEATDGAAAGAEVVFGVILGTGCGGGVVVRGHVLTGPNAIAGEWGHNPLPWPRAEELPGPSCYCGKHGCLETWLSGPGLSREVRRIDRLDVQPAELARRAAAGDAVCEAALARYEDRLSRGLAQVINVLDPEAIVLGGGLSNLSRLYANVPRLWGNYVFSDNVRTWLLPARYGDSSGVRGAAWLWNE, encoded by the coding sequence ATGCTTCGTTTCGGTATCGATTTGGGCGGCACCAAGATCGAACTGGTCGCCCTGGATGCGGCCGGTGCCGAGCTGTGGCGCAAGCGGGTGCCGACGCCGCAGGGCAGCTATGCCGGCACCCTGGACGCCATGGCGGCCTTGGTGGCCGAGGCCGAGCAGGCCCTGGGCGGGCGCGGCAGCGTGGGCATCGGCACGCCGGGCGCGATCTCGCCGGCCAGCGGCCTGATGAAGAACTCCAACTCGGTCTGCCTCAACGGCCGCCGGCTGAAGGAGGACATCGAGGCCTTGCTCAACCGGCCGGTGCGCATCGCCAACGACGCCAACTGCTTCGCCCTGTCCGAAGCGACCGATGGCGCCGCGGCCGGGGCCGAGGTGGTGTTCGGCGTCATCCTGGGCACCGGCTGCGGCGGCGGCGTGGTGGTGCGCGGCCATGTCCTGACCGGGCCCAACGCCATCGCCGGCGAGTGGGGGCACAACCCCTTGCCCTGGCCGCGGGCCGAGGAGTTGCCGGGGCCCTCCTGCTATTGCGGCAAGCACGGCTGCCTGGAGACCTGGCTGTCGGGGCCGGGCCTGAGTCGCGAGGTACGGCGGATCGATCGGCTAGATGTGCAGCCGGCGGAACTGGCTCGGCGGGCGGCGGCCGGCGATGCGGTGTGCGAGGCGGCGCTGGCGCGCTATGAAGACCGCCTGTCGCGTGGCCTGGCCCAAGTGATCAATGTGCTCGACCCCGAGGCGATCGTGCTCGGCGGCGGACTGTCGAACCTGTCGCGGCTGTATGCCAATGTGCCGCGGCTATGGGGGAATTATGTGTTTTCCGACAACGTGCGCACCTGGCTGCTGCCGGCACGCTATGGCGATTCGAGCGGGGTGCGGGGGGCGGCCTGGCTTTGGAACGAGTAG
- a CDS encoding SseB family protein, whose amino-acid sequence MDIPLQPKNDLEYLLTELHAGEIDPETFAQRLLHLQVFMPVQDEKHAIAGFQRSTQAQPLVLEADDGSAVLVLFSAPERAKVFMSDFPGYSGGLLTEFSWVLRRMADNVGIALNPGMELGIDFDTDMIAMMLALLPEEGKA is encoded by the coding sequence ATGGATATCCCGCTGCAACCCAAGAACGATCTCGAATACCTGCTGACCGAGCTGCATGCCGGCGAGATCGACCCCGAAACCTTCGCCCAGCGCCTGCTTCACTTGCAGGTGTTCATGCCGGTGCAGGACGAGAAACACGCCATCGCCGGCTTCCAACGCTCCACCCAGGCCCAGCCCCTAGTGCTCGAGGCCGACGACGGCAGCGCCGTGCTGGTGCTGTTCTCGGCGCCGGAGCGGGCCAAGGTCTTCATGAGCGACTTCCCCGGCTACAGCGGCGGCCTGCTCACCGAGTTCTCCTGGGTGCTGCGGCGCATGGCCGACAACGTCGGCATCGCGCTCAACCCCGGCATGGAACTGGGCATCGACTTCGACACCGACATGATCGCCATGATGCTGGCCCTGCTGCCGGAGGAGGGCAAGGCATGA
- a CDS encoding FAD-binding oxidoreductase: protein MPSPAALDAFVALLGPDRARSDADTLTLYAQDETPGRCLPEAVLFPHSHEEVAAIVRLALEHRLAITPRGAGSGNVGGAQPTPGSLVLSFECMNRVLEFNPADRLIVVQTGVVTDDIDRLARSAGLMYAPDPGSSAYCRIGGNLAMNAAGPRAVKYGVTRDHVLALRAVTGAGRELRTGARTSKYATGYDLTRLLIGSEGTLALITEATLKLVPAPERTASFRLCYASNTAACAAVSRVMQQPVVPSALEFMDRRSIEAIRNYGAAEGLPPGTEAVLMVEADGPAEDIPRQVAALENALQGEGLLELQTGFTPAEIQTLWTARKSLSHAVKKIAPLKINEDIVVPVSRLAELVAAIDALGTLHRLPIVSFGHAGNGNLHVNLMVHPDAAEEMARAESCLKELVETVLRLGGTLSGEHGIGTKKRKFIPLEIEPETLGLMRELKRLFDPQGILNPGKKLPD from the coding sequence ATGCCGTCCCCCGCCGCACTCGACGCCTTCGTCGCGCTGCTTGGCCCCGACCGGGCCCGCAGCGACGCCGATACGCTGACTCTCTACGCCCAGGACGAAACCCCGGGCCGCTGCCTGCCCGAGGCCGTGCTCTTCCCCCACTCGCATGAAGAGGTGGCCGCCATCGTACGCCTGGCGCTCGAACACCGGCTGGCCATCACCCCGCGCGGCGCCGGCTCCGGCAACGTCGGCGGCGCCCAGCCGACGCCGGGCAGCCTGGTGCTCAGCTTCGAGTGCATGAACCGCGTCCTCGAATTCAACCCGGCCGACCGCCTGATCGTGGTGCAGACCGGCGTGGTCACCGACGACATCGACCGCCTCGCCCGCAGCGCCGGCCTGATGTATGCGCCCGACCCCGGCAGCAGCGCCTACTGCCGCATCGGCGGCAACCTGGCGATGAACGCGGCCGGCCCGCGCGCGGTGAAATACGGCGTCACCCGCGACCACGTGCTGGCCCTGCGCGCGGTGACCGGCGCCGGCCGCGAGCTGCGTACCGGCGCCCGTACCAGCAAATACGCCACCGGCTACGACCTCACCCGCCTCCTGATCGGCTCGGAGGGCACCCTGGCCCTGATCACCGAGGCCACGCTCAAGCTGGTGCCGGCGCCCGAGCGCACCGCCTCCTTCCGCCTCTGCTACGCCAGCAACACCGCCGCCTGTGCCGCTGTGTCACGGGTGATGCAGCAGCCGGTGGTGCCGAGCGCCCTGGAATTCATGGACCGCCGCTCGATCGAGGCCATCCGCAACTACGGCGCCGCCGAAGGCCTGCCGCCCGGCACCGAGGCCGTGCTCATGGTCGAGGCCGACGGCCCGGCCGAGGACATCCCGCGCCAGGTCGCCGCGCTGGAGAACGCCCTGCAGGGCGAAGGCCTGCTCGAACTGCAGACCGGCTTCACCCCGGCCGAGATCCAGACCCTGTGGACCGCGCGCAAATCGCTGTCGCACGCGGTCAAGAAAATCGCCCCGCTCAAGATCAACGAGGACATCGTGGTGCCGGTCTCGCGCCTGGCCGAACTGGTCGCCGCCATCGACGCCCTCGGCACCCTGCACCGACTGCCCATCGTCAGCTTCGGCCATGCCGGCAACGGCAACCTGCATGTCAACCTGATGGTGCATCCGGACGCTGCCGAGGAGATGGCGCGCGCCGAGAGCTGCCTCAAGGAACTGGTCGAGACCGTGCTGCGCTTGGGCGGCACCCTGTCCGGCGAGCACGGCATCGGCACCAAGAAACGCAAATTCATCCCGCTCGAAATCGAGCCCGAGACCCTGGGCCTCATGCGCGAGCTCAAGCGGCTGTTCGACCCCCAGGGCATCCTGAATCCGGGCAAGAAACTGCCGGACTAA
- the rlmM gene encoding 23S rRNA (cytidine(2498)-2'-O)-methyltransferase RlmM, producing the protein MSGLLLYCRGGFETECAREAESYAFELGIDTEAEALPGGGAVFLPLPEEAADELAALPFFRWVFARQCLRVIGHVGNLPERDRTGPIALAVPPAAYCELWLEAADTEAGKPLLPFCRKFAPYLEKALIERKVKLGSPRGPRLHVFFTDKQTAWLATSEPGNASPWPQGIPRLRFPHEAPSRSTMKLAEAIHVFLDQQDQQRYLKQGLRVVDLGAAPGGWTWQFASRGLKVTAVDNGRMDKKLMAEYDVTHVQDDGFRYRPVKPVDWMVCDMVEQPARIAQLVAKWLAEGWCRRSIFNLKLPMKKRYEEYLRCKALIQDTLRKAKVPYRLRFKQLYHDREEVTGYLERRE; encoded by the coding sequence ATGTCCGGACTATTGCTCTATTGCCGCGGCGGCTTCGAAACCGAGTGCGCCCGCGAGGCGGAAAGCTACGCCTTCGAACTCGGCATCGACACCGAGGCCGAGGCCCTGCCCGGCGGCGGCGCCGTCTTCCTGCCGCTGCCGGAAGAGGCCGCCGACGAACTGGCCGCCCTGCCCTTCTTCCGCTGGGTGTTCGCCCGCCAGTGCCTGCGCGTGATCGGCCACGTCGGCAACCTGCCCGAGCGCGACCGCACCGGCCCCATCGCCCTGGCCGTGCCGCCCGCCGCCTATTGCGAGCTGTGGCTGGAGGCGGCCGACACCGAGGCCGGCAAGCCGCTGCTGCCCTTCTGCCGCAAGTTCGCGCCCTATCTGGAAAAGGCCCTGATCGAGCGCAAGGTCAAGCTCGGCAGCCCGCGCGGCCCGCGCCTGCATGTCTTCTTCACCGACAAGCAGACCGCTTGGCTCGCCACCAGCGAACCCGGCAACGCCTCGCCCTGGCCGCAGGGCATCCCGCGCCTGCGCTTTCCGCACGAGGCGCCCAGCCGCTCGACCATGAAGCTGGCCGAGGCCATCCACGTCTTCCTCGACCAGCAGGACCAGCAGCGCTACCTCAAGCAGGGCCTGCGCGTGGTCGACCTCGGTGCCGCCCCCGGCGGCTGGACCTGGCAGTTCGCCAGCCGCGGCCTCAAGGTCACCGCCGTCGACAACGGCCGCATGGACAAGAAGCTCATGGCCGAATACGACGTGACCCACGTGCAGGACGACGGCTTCCGCTACCGCCCGGTGAAACCGGTGGACTGGATGGTCTGCGACATGGTCGAGCAGCCGGCGCGCATCGCCCAACTGGTCGCCAAGTGGCTGGCCGAGGGCTGGTGCCGGCGCAGCATCTTCAACCTGAAGCTGCCGATGAAAAAACGCTACGAGGAATACCTGCGCTGCAAGGCCCTCATCCAAGACACCCTGCGCAAGGCCAAGGTGCCTTACCGGCTACGGTTCAAGCAGCTGTATCACGACCGGGAGGAAGTGACGGGGTATCTGGAACGGCGGGAGTGA
- a CDS encoding P-II family nitrogen regulator — MKKIEAIIKPFKLDEVREALSTIGVTGLTVTEVKGFGRQKGHTELYRGAEYVVDFLPKVKIELVVAAAQVDGAIEAIVNAARTGKIGDGKIFVTNVEQVVRIRTGETNEAAI, encoded by the coding sequence ATGAAAAAGATCGAAGCCATCATCAAGCCGTTCAAACTCGACGAGGTACGCGAGGCCTTGTCCACCATCGGCGTCACCGGCCTCACCGTGACCGAGGTCAAGGGCTTCGGCCGGCAGAAGGGCCATACCGAGCTTTACCGCGGCGCCGAATACGTGGTCGACTTCCTGCCCAAGGTGAAGATCGAACTGGTGGTCGCCGCCGCCCAGGTCGACGGCGCCATCGAGGCCATCGTCAACGCCGCCCGCACCGGCAAGATCGGCGACGGCAAGATCTTCGTCACCAACGTCGAGCAGGTGGTGCGCATCCGCACCGGCGAGACTAACGAAGCGGCGATTTGA
- a CDS encoding NAD+ synthase, whose product MRIALAQFNPVVGDLAGNAARIADLADQAAVAGAALLLTPELALCGYPPEDLALRDDFYAENARVLAGLARHLPQGLAVVVGHPLMADGRRYNAATVLRDGQTLGVYRKQQLPNYSVFDEVRTFSPGSAPCVFEVDGIRFGINICEDIWFPEPMAQAKAAGAEVMLVLNASPFHVGKQTERHAVAHARVFENGLPLIYLNMVGGQDELIFDGGSFAVDAQGKIAAQCPAFEEGLHLVELNDGVPKGEWHDWPGIEASVYQALVVGVRDYIGKNGFAGALVGLSGGIDSALTVAVAADALGPERVHAVMMPSRYTADISLQDAEQLAKNLGIHYSVQPIKPMFDAFLAELAGEFAGRAADTTEENIQARIRGVLLMALSNKFGKLVLTTGNKSEMATGYATLYGDMAGGYAVLKDISKTLVWALSRYRNSLSPVIPERIITRPPSAELKPDQVDQDSLPPYDILDAIMERYVELDRSPAEIVAEGFDEATVRKVVRLIDFSEYKRRQAPPGIRVTRRGFGRDRRYPITNKYRAPFR is encoded by the coding sequence ATCCGAATCGCCCTAGCCCAATTCAACCCCGTCGTCGGCGATCTGGCAGGCAATGCCGCCCGCATCGCCGATCTGGCCGACCAGGCCGCCGTGGCCGGCGCCGCCTTGCTGCTCACCCCGGAACTGGCCCTCTGCGGTTACCCGCCGGAAGACCTGGCCCTGCGCGACGACTTCTATGCCGAGAATGCCCGGGTGCTCGCCGGCCTGGCCCGCCACTTGCCCCAGGGCCTGGCCGTCGTGGTCGGCCACCCCTTGATGGCCGACGGCCGCCGCTACAACGCCGCCACCGTGCTGCGCGACGGCCAAACCCTCGGCGTCTACCGCAAGCAGCAACTGCCCAACTATTCCGTGTTCGACGAGGTGCGCACGTTCAGCCCGGGCAGTGCGCCTTGCGTGTTCGAGGTCGACGGGATTCGCTTCGGCATCAATATCTGCGAAGACATCTGGTTCCCCGAGCCCATGGCCCAGGCCAAGGCCGCCGGCGCGGAGGTTATGCTGGTGCTCAACGCCTCGCCCTTCCACGTCGGCAAGCAGACCGAGCGCCACGCCGTGGCCCATGCCCGCGTGTTCGAAAACGGCCTGCCGCTAATCTACCTCAACATGGTCGGCGGTCAGGACGAGTTGATCTTCGACGGCGGCTCCTTCGCCGTCGACGCCCAGGGCAAGATTGCCGCGCAGTGCCCGGCCTTCGAGGAAGGTCTGCACCTGGTCGAATTGAACGACGGCGTGCCCAAGGGTGAGTGGCACGACTGGCCCGGCATCGAGGCCAGCGTCTACCAGGCCCTGGTGGTCGGCGTGCGTGACTACATCGGCAAGAACGGCTTCGCCGGGGCCCTGGTCGGCCTGTCCGGCGGCATCGACTCCGCGCTGACGGTGGCGGTGGCGGCCGACGCCCTCGGCCCCGAGCGGGTGCACGCGGTGATGATGCCCTCGCGCTACACCGCCGACATTAGCCTGCAGGACGCCGAGCAGCTGGCCAAGAACCTCGGCATCCACTACAGCGTGCAGCCGATCAAGCCCATGTTCGACGCCTTCCTGGCCGAACTGGCGGGCGAATTCGCCGGCCGGGCCGCCGACACCACCGAAGAGAACATCCAGGCCCGCATCCGCGGCGTCCTGCTCATGGCGCTGTCCAACAAGTTCGGCAAGCTGGTGCTCACCACCGGCAACAAGAGCGAAATGGCCACCGGCTACGCCACGCTCTACGGCGACATGGCCGGCGGCTATGCCGTGCTGAAGGACATCTCCAAGACCCTGGTCTGGGCGCTGTCGCGCTACCGGAATAGTTTGTCGCCGGTCATCCCCGAGCGCATCATCACCCGGCCGCCCTCCGCCGAGCTCAAACCCGACCAGGTCGACCAGGACAGCCTGCCGCCCTACGATATTCTGGACGCGATCATGGAGCGTTACGTCGAGCTCGACCGCTCGCCAGCCGAGATCGTGGCCGAGGGCTTTGATGAGGCCACCGTGCGCAAGGTCGTGCGCCTGATCGACTTCTCCGAATACAAGCGCCGCCAGGCCCCGCCCGGCATTCGCGTCACCAGGCGTGGCTTCGGCCGCGATCGGCGGTATCCTATTACCAACAAGTACCGGGCCCCCTTCAGGTGA
- the glgP gene encoding alpha-glucan family phosphorylase, with the protein MPNARFSIDDFIHQPRIAYFSMEIALVNDIPTYSGGLGVLAGDTLRAAADMALPMVAVTLVSRAGYFRQEIDAAGRQVEHPDAWEPSHHASRLDAAVALNLEGRQVWVGGWLYVARSRTGGGIPVLLLDTDLPVNHHQDRDITHYLYGGDEAYRIKQEMVLGVGGVAMLQALGFRVIGYHMNEGHSAFLTLALLRRYAYAPEELRPGESRYDVPRVRDLCVFTTHTPIEAGHDKFAYDRVQQIYGDLLDLATIKLLAGQDRLNMTQLALNLSEFVNGVAKRHAETSRKLFPGYAVHAITNGVHSSTWTNLHFGALYDANVPGWCHEPELLARADRIPDEQIWQAHIECKRDLIDTVQQRTGVALDPDQPILGFARRMTAYKRPEMLFADLERLKAIARKRPFQLVMAGKAHPKDAEGKRLIEALHGHMRELNGIIPMAFLPNYDMATALAMVSGADVWLNTPLRPLEASGTSGMKAAFNGVPQLSVLDGWWLEGCIEGVTGWAIGDDNTNANGGDAAMLYDKLEQVVLPLWYDNRAGWVAVMKGAISKNAAYFNSQRMMRRYATEAYLR; encoded by the coding sequence ATGCCGAATGCCCGTTTCTCCATCGACGACTTCATCCACCAGCCTCGGATCGCTTATTTCTCGATGGAGATCGCGCTGGTCAACGATATCCCGACATACAGCGGCGGCCTGGGCGTGTTGGCCGGCGATACCTTGAGGGCGGCGGCCGACATGGCCCTGCCCATGGTGGCGGTGACCCTGGTTTCCCGGGCCGGCTACTTTCGCCAGGAGATCGATGCGGCCGGCCGGCAGGTCGAGCACCCAGATGCCTGGGAGCCCAGTCACCATGCCAGCCGGCTCGATGCCGCCGTGGCCCTGAACCTGGAGGGCCGCCAGGTCTGGGTGGGTGGCTGGCTCTATGTGGCCCGCTCGCGCACCGGCGGCGGTATTCCCGTATTGCTGCTGGACACCGATTTGCCGGTCAATCACCACCAGGACCGGGATATCACTCACTATCTCTACGGCGGCGACGAGGCCTACCGCATCAAGCAAGAGATGGTGCTCGGCGTCGGCGGGGTGGCCATGCTCCAGGCCTTGGGTTTCAGAGTGATCGGCTACCACATGAACGAGGGCCACTCGGCCTTTCTCACCCTGGCCCTGTTGCGGCGGTATGCCTATGCCCCCGAGGAGCTACGGCCCGGCGAGAGCCGCTACGATGTGCCGCGGGTGCGCGACCTGTGCGTCTTCACCACCCACACTCCGATCGAGGCGGGCCACGACAAGTTCGCTTACGATCGGGTGCAACAGATTTATGGCGATCTGCTGGACCTCGCCACCATCAAGCTGTTGGCCGGGCAGGATCGGCTGAACATGACGCAACTGGCGCTGAACCTCTCCGAATTCGTCAACGGCGTGGCCAAGCGCCATGCCGAAACCTCCAGGAAACTGTTCCCTGGCTATGCCGTGCATGCCATCACCAACGGGGTGCATTCGTCCACCTGGACCAATCTGCATTTCGGCGCCCTCTACGACGCCAACGTGCCGGGCTGGTGCCACGAGCCGGAACTGCTCGCGCGGGCCGACCGCATTCCCGACGAGCAGATCTGGCAGGCCCACATCGAGTGCAAGCGGGACCTGATCGACACGGTGCAGCAGCGCACCGGCGTGGCCCTCGATCCCGACCAGCCCATCCTCGGCTTCGCCCGCCGGATGACCGCCTACAAGCGCCCGGAGATGCTGTTCGCCGATCTGGAGCGGCTGAAGGCCATTGCCCGCAAGCGGCCCTTCCAGTTGGTCATGGCGGGCAAGGCCCATCCCAAGGATGCCGAGGGCAAACGCCTGATCGAGGCGCTGCATGGCCATATGCGCGAACTGAACGGGATCATCCCCATGGCCTTCCTGCCCAACTACGACATGGCGACGGCGCTTGCCATGGTCTCGGGCGCCGACGTCTGGCTCAACACCCCCCTCAGGCCGCTGGAGGCCTCGGGCACCAGCGGCATGAAGGCCGCCTTCAACGGCGTGCCACAACTGTCGGTGCTGGACGGCTGGTGGCTGGAAGGCTGCATCGAGGGCGTGACCGGCTGGGCCATCGGCGACGACAACACTAATGCCAACGGCGGCGATGCGGCCATGCTCTACGACAAGCTGGAACAGGTGGTGCTGCCGCTGTGGTACGACAACCGCGCCGGCTGGGTCGCCGTGATGAAGGGTGCCATCAGCAAGAACGCCGCCTACTTCAACAGCCAGCGCATGATGCGGCGCTACGCGACCGAGGCCTATTTGCGCTAA